AGAGATCTCGGTGCCGGTGATGGCGAACGACTCCGACCCCGAGGGCGACAAGATCGCGCTCGTCAAGAACGGCCTGGAGGTCCCGACCGACACGGGCATCACGGCCCGCGTCTCGGGAGACCGGGTGCTGGTTCAGGCGCCGAACCGTGAGCTCGAGACGTCGCTGCAGTACACGATCCGCGATGCGCGCGGAGCAGAGGCCACCGCGGCGCTGCAGATCACCGTCGACGAGAACGTGCCGTTGCAGGCGCCGGTCGCTCGCGACGATCGCGTGCGCCCGACCGACCTCACCGACGGCACGATGAGCGCCGATCTCGACATCCTCGAGAACGATGAAGACCCCGACGGTACGACCGACCGCCTGAAGGTCTCTCTCGGCGAAGGAGCGACGCAGCTCGAGAACGGCAAGGTGCGCGTCACCGTGACCGAGAACCTGCAGCTCATCCGCTACACCCTCACCGATCAGGACGATCTGTCCGCATCGGCGTTCATCTTCGTCCCGGCCGAATCGGATCTGCGCCCGATCCTCGACTCGACCAAACCGCTCGAAGTCATGAGCGGGGAGACCAAGGAGATCCCGCTCTCCAAGTTCGTCACCGTCGCCGGCGGAGGAACCGCGCGGATCACCGAGCACGCCAAGGTGAACGCGGTGTACGCGAACGGCGACGACCTCGTGAAGGACGAGACGACGCTCGTGTACACCTCGGCCGAGGGGTACTTCGGACAGGACTCGCTGACCTTCGAGGTGACCGACGGCACGGGCCCGGATGACCCTGAGGGACGCAAGGCCACGCTCAGCATCCCGATCAACGTGCTGCCGCCCGAGAACCAGCAGCCCGAGTTCATCGGCGCAGAGGTCATCGTCGCCCCCGGTGAGAAGGCCTCGACGCTCGACCTCGCCGCGTTGACGACCGATCCCGACCCCGAAGACGAGGGCAAGCACAAGTACAAGTACGTCAGCGGTGCCGGCAAGGGCATCACGGCCAAGATCGACGGCTCCGACCTGCTCGTGGAAGCTTCGTCCGACGTCGAGAAGGGCACCGTCGCGACGCTGAAGCTCGAGATCACCGACGGGACGACCGAGCCGGTCGACGGCACGGTGACCGTGCGCGTCGGGGCCTCGACCCGACCGCTGCCCGCCGCCAACACCGACACGATCTCGGAAGCCGACCAGGGCAAGAGCATCACGGTGCCCGTGCTCGCGAACGACTACAACCCGTTCCCCGAGACGCCGCTCAAGCTCATGACCGCCGTGACCGAATCGGGCTCCGGAGGCGCCACGGTCAAGGGCGATCAGGTGGTCGTGACCCCGGATGCGAGCTTCGTCGGCACCATGGTCGTGCGCTACCGCATCCAGGATGCGACGAAGGATGCCGACCGCGAGGCCAACGGACAGATCATCGTCACGGTGCAGGGTGTTCCCGATGCACCGGGAGCCCCGCTCGTCTCGAGCGTGCAGGATCGCACCGTTGTCGTCTCGTACGGAGCGCCGTCGAACAACGGTGCCGAGATCACGAAGTACACGGTCAAATCGGTCAGCGGCAACCCGTATTCGAAAGAGTGCCGGTCCACGACCTGCACGCTCGACGGGCTGACCAACAACGTCGAGTACACCTTCCAGGTCACGGCGACGAACCGCGTCGGCGAGTCGAAGCCGTCCGGTACCTCGGCGGTCGCCCGTCCGGACGCTCGGCCCGACACCCCGAACCCGCCGACCCTCGCCTTCGGCGACAAGTCGCTCAAGGTCTCCTGGGCCACCCCGACCACGCCCGGATCCCCGGTCGAGAGCTATACGCTCGAGATCTCGCCCGCTCCGCCGTCCGGCGTGTCGCAGAAGCAGGCCACGGGCAACTCGATGACCTGGGACGGCCTCGAGAACGGCTCGAACTACCAGATCCGCGTGCAGGCCCACAACCGCGCACCCGAGCCGTCGAGCTGGAGCGCCTGGTCGGCATCCGAGGTCCCCGCGGGCCCGCCGATGCCCGCCGCCGCGCCCACCGTGACGCAGGTGCCGGCCGTGGGTAGCCAGGCCCAGATGCAGGTGAGCTGGGTGCCGGGGAACCCCAATGGCGACCCGATCGACTCCTTCGAGCTGCAGGTGTGGGAGGGCGGCACGCTCCGCAACACGGTCTTCCCTGGAGCCGGATCGAAGACGCAGGCAGTCTCGGTGCCGACGTCTGAGACGCCGTACACCTACCGCATCCGCGCGAACAACAAGGCAGGTTGGGGCGAGTGGAGCCCGATGTCGGCACCGCGCCGCGGCGTGAACAAGCCGGGTGCGCCCTCTCTGTCGAACGTCGCCGAGGGCGACCGGTCCCTCACGCTCACCTGGTCTCCCGGCGCGCTGAATGGCGCCAGATCGACCGAGGTGCGATACGAGTACTCCGTCGGAGGCAACTGGGCGGCGATGCCGGGCAACAACGTCATCACCGGACTCTCGAACGGAACCAACTACAACGTGCGGGTCCGTGCCGTCTCGACGGTCGATGGACAGACCTACGCCAGCGACGCGTCCGGCCAGATGTCGGGCAACCCGTACGGTCCGCTGAAGCAGCCGTCGGTCACCGCAGCGCCGAACCCCACGAGCGTGACGTTCGGCTGGAACGCGAACGTCTCGGCCAATGGGCGCGGCATCAAGACGGTGCGCATCCGCATCGATGGCGGTGGATGGTCCAACGTCGGAGCGAACGGAAGCACCACCGTCGGCAACGGCTACAGCCAGCGCCACACCATCGATGTCGAGGTCACGGATGAGGCGGGGCAGAAGATCACCCGGTCCGAGGCTGGAACATCCGGACCGAAGCCCAACCCCCGGGCCTGGGTCACTTCCACGGGCAATGCCAACGGCCAGCCGAACTGCAACGACGGTACATGCGCGTACTTCTACCTCAACGCGCAGGACTTCGATCCCGGTCAGACCATCTCGGTGCGGTGCAACAACAACGACCCGACCTACGGCGGGGTCTGGGGCGGTCCGTACTCGATCACGATGGACGGCAACGGCAACTACGGCGGTCGACTGAGCTGCTATCTCGGCAACCGCCGCGGCGTGATCGAAGCCTGGGTGATGGTCAACGGCAACGCCTTCGAACACCGCGTCTGGCAATGATGCGCTCTCTCTTCTCGACATCCGAAGAACAAGGAACGACACACTCATGACAATGACTCCCGAGCAGGCCGCCTGGTTCCAGGGCACTTTCCAGCGCCTCGTCGAGAACATCGACAAGGCCGTGCAGGGCAAGCAGGAGATCGTCGGCCTCGTGCTGGCCTCGATGCTCGCCGAGGGGCATGTGCTCCTCGAGGACGCACCGGGAACGGGCAAGACCAGCCTCGCCAAGGCGCTGGCCGCGACCGTGCAGGGCACCAGCGCACGCATCCAGTTCACGCCCGACCTGCTGCCGTCCGATGTGACCGGTGTGACGATCTACGACCAGCAGTCGCACCGCTTCGAGTTTCACAAGGGGCCGATCTTCGCATCGATCGTGCTCGCCGACGAGATCAACCGTGCGTCGCCGAAGACCCAGTCGGCGCTGCTCGAGGTCATGGAGGAATCGCGCGTCACGGTCGACGGCGTCACGCACGAGGCCGGGCGTCCGTTCCTCGTGATCGCGACGCAGAACCCCATCGAGCAGGCGGGCACCTACAAGCTGCCCGAGGCCCAGCTCGACCGCTTCCTGATCAAGACGTCGATCGGCTACCCCGACTTGGCCGTGACCGAGAGCATCCTCGCCGGTGCCTCCGACCGCAACCCGTCGGCCGGCCTGTCCGCGATCATCACGACGAGCGCCGTCGCCGACATGGCCGACCTCGCCGCGACGGTGCATGTCGAGCCCGCCGTGCTCCGCTATGTGGCCGAGCTCGCCGAGGCCACGCGCGAGGACGGGGCCATCCGGCTCGGTGTCTCGGTGCGCGGGGCGATCGCGATGGTCCGCATGGCCAAGGTGTGGGCGGCCGCTCAGGGGCGCCACTTCGTGCTCCCCGACGACATCAAGCTTCTCGCCCGCCCGGTGTGGCAGCACCGTCTGCTGCTCGACGCCGAGGCCGAGTTCGCCGGCACCAGCAGCGACACCGTGATCGCCCGCGTGCTCGACGCGGTGGCGGCACCCCAGGCCCGAGTGGCGGCCTGATGACCGCGGAGGCCCTTCAGGCATCGCCGCCGCAGACGGAGCGCGACGCCGGTTGGCGTGACATCGCGGCCGTCATCGGCGCGCGCATCCTGACGCGCCTCCGGAAGATCACGTCGGCGATCCGTCCGCTGGCCTGGGTGCTGATGGCCCTTGCCGTCGGCTTCTGGGTGCTCGGGCAGATCGCCGGCTGGTCGGAGTTCACGATCGCGGCCGTGGTCATCGCGATCGCCGTGGCCCTGTGCGCGCTGTTCCTGATCGGCCGCACCGCCTACGACGTGGCGCTCGACCTCGCCCGCACCCGCGTTGTCGTGGGAGAGCGCGCTGTCGGCGCCCTGACCCTCGCCAACCGCGGCTCCAGGGCGATCCTGCCCTCGCGCGTCGTGCTCCCGGTCGGCTCCGGCCGCGGCGAGTTCGGCATCCAGCGGCTCGCCCCGGGGGAGGAGGCGGAGGAGCTCTTCGCCATCCCCACCCAGAAGCGCGGCGTGGTCAAGGTCGGACCGGTCAGCGTCGTGCGCGGCGACCCGCTCGGTCTGTTCGAGCGGGCGCACCGGCGGGATGATCCCGTCGACCTCTTCGTGCATCCGCGCACCGTGCTGTTCGACGGCCAGTCGCTCGGCTATCTGCGCGACCTGGAGGGGCTGCCCGCCGCCGACCTCTCTCGCGACGATGTGTCCTTCCACGCTCTCCTGGAGTACCAGCCGGGCGATGACCTGCGTCACGTGCACTGGCGTTCGACGGCCCGCACCGGCACGATGATGGTGCGGCAGTACGAGGAGACCCGGCGCTCGCACTTCGTGATCGGTCTCTCGCGCTCTCTCGCCGACTACGCCACCGAAGACGACTTCGAGCTCGGCGTCTCGGCTGCGGGATCGATCGGCCTGCGCGCGCTCCGCGACTCGCAGCGCGTCGACATGCGCGTGCAGGGCCGGGAGCTGCCCGCCGGCACCGGCAAGCAGCTGCTCGACTCGCTCTCGGCGGTCGAGAACAGCAAGCCGAAGGAGGGCGGCATCGCCGAGCTCGCCGGCGTCGTGTCGGCCACCATGCCGCTGGCGAGCGTGGTCGTGCTGGTGTGCGGGGCTCGCGTGAAGTCCGACGACCTCCGCCTCGCGTGTGCGCGCCTGCCGTTCGGCGCCAGGGTGCTCGTGGTCGTCGCCGACACCACCGCGTCCGCCCCGGCTCTGCGTCGCATCGGCGATGCCGACGTGGTGACGGTCGGAGCACTCGAACAGATCCCGCTCGCCCTGCAGAAGGTGCTCGCATGACCGCATCCTCCGCCGCGTTCGGCGATCTTCCCCTGCGCCGCTGGGTCCTCGACCTGACAGCGACGGCGCTCCTGGTCCTCACCGCGCTCATCGGCTTCTGGCCCACGTTCGCCGGTGGGTCCTTCCTGCCCGCCGTCGCCGGAGGCATCCTGGTCGGCCTCGCGATCGCGGTCGTCGCGACCTGGCGCCGCTGGGGAATCCTGATCATCACGGGTCTCACGGTCGCCGCGTACTTCGTGTTCGGCGGCGCCTTCGCCCTGCCGCAGACCTCGATCCTCGGATTCATCCCCACACTGGAGACGCTGCAGAACCTGGCGCTGGGCACGGTGACCGCCTGGAAGCAGATGCTCACCACGGTCGCCCCCGTCGCGGCCGCCGACGGACACCTCGTCGTCCCGTTCCTGCTGGCCCTCGTGATCACCACCGTGACCGCCTCCCTCGCGCTGCGCCTCTCGCAGGTGGCCTGGGCGCTGATCCCCGCCGGCGTCCTGCTCATGCTGGTGATCGCGCTCGGGACGCCCGAACCTGCGTTCCCTCTCGTGCAGGGACTCGTCTTTGCCGTCGTGAGCATGTCGTGGCTCGCGCTGCGCCAGCTCTGGGCACCGCAGAACACCGCCGTCTCCGTGAGCGAAGTCGATCCGTCGCGGGCGTCGCACATGCGCACCCGCCGCCTGCTCGCGGGTGTCGCCGTGCTGGCCATCGCCGGAGGAGCCGGAGTCGCCACGAGCGCGATAGCGAACCCGGCGCAGCCGCGGCACGTGTTCCGCGATGTGATCATCCCGCCGTTCGACATCCGGGACTATCCGAGCCCGTTGCAGGCCTTCCGCAAGAACGTGCGCGACGAGGCGGATGAGACCCTCTTCACGGTGCAGGGTCTGCCGAAGGGCGCGCGTGTCCGCACCGCCGTCATGGACCAGTTCGACGGCATGGTCTACAACGTCACCGACGGCGGCCCCACCTCGTCGAGCGCTTTCACGCCGCTGCGTTCGAACATGTCGCCCGATGCCGAAGGCGTCCCGGTGACGCTCAAGATCGAGATCGACGAGTATCGCGGGGTGTGGGTGCCGACCGCGGGAGAGCTGTCCGAGATCAGCTTCTCGGGCGACGACGCCGAACAGCTGCGCCGCGGCACCTACGTGAACACCGAGACGGGCACGGCCGTCGCCACGACGAAGCTGACCACGGGCGACGAGTACACGGTGGATGCCGTGCTGCCGAACGTGCCCGACGACGAGCAGCTCGCCGAGGTGCCGTTCGGCAAGGTCGCGATGCCGAAGCCGAGCAACGTGCCGGAGGAGCTCACCGCCCTCGCGGCCGAGACCGTCGCGGGCGCCGAGACGCCGATCGAGCGTGTGCGCGCGCTCGAGAACCTGCTCGCCAAAGACGGCTTCTTCAGTCACGGCCTGGAGGGGGAGGTCATCTCCCGTGCCGGGCACACCGCCGAGCGCATCTCGACTCTCATCGGCGGCGAGCAGATGATCGGTGACGATGAGCAGTACGCTGTCGCCATGGCACTGCTCGCGGGCCAGATCGACATCCCCGCTCGCGTGGTCATGGGCTATTACCCCGACGAGACGCGGGAGGGCGAGGCCGTGTTCGCCGCGACCGGCGACGACGTGCACGCCTGGATCGAGGTCAACTTCGAGGGCATCGGATGGGTGAGCTTCAACCCGACTCCGCCCGAAGACCAGGTGCCCAACGATCAGAACACCAAGCCCCGGGTCGACCCGAAGCCGCAGGTGCTGCAGCCTCCGCCTCCGCCGCAGGAGCCCGTCGACCTGCCGCCCACCCTGCCCGACGACCGCGAGGCCGAAGACGAGAGCCTGAACATCGCGGGCATCATCGGGGCGATCCTGGTGATCGGCGGCATCTCCCTCGGGGTGATCGCCCTGCTCGCCTCGCCCTTCATCGTGATCGGCGCCTGGAAGGCCGCGAAGCGTCGCTCGCGTCGCGCCGCCGCGCGCACCGCCGACCGCATCAGCGGGGGATGGGACGAGCTGACCGACCGCGCGGTCGACTACGGCGCCCGCATCCAGCCCGGCGGTACCCGCATCGAGGAGGCCGCGGTCGTGGCGTCCTCGCTCACGGTGCCGCAGGTCACGGCCCTCGCCGAGCGCGCGGACTCCGAGGTGTTCGGCCCCGCGGAGCCGAGCCCGGCGGACGTCGAGTCCTTCTGGCAGGAGGTCGATGACATCGTCGGTGGCCTCGGGAAGGACGCCGGCTTCTGGAAGCGCCTCAAGGCACGACTGAGCGTCCGCTCCCTGATCGGCGGCACCGCGATCTCGAACGGATTCCAGAATCTGAAGGAAGCTGCGGCCGTGCGCGTTCGCCGCGAACCTGGCACCATCAAGAACAGCACGACGCCCCCGTCCTCCGAGAGCGAGACCCCATGACGCAGCCCGCGCCCGACCAGATCGCGCCCGTCGCCCGTCGCGCCGTCGCGTACATCATCGATGCCCTGATCGCCGGCGGGCTCGCGATCGTGCTCGGCGGCGGACTCCTCATCGCCGCCTCTCTCACCGGCAGCATCGAAGGCAGCATCGGGGTCCTGCTGGTCGGCGGTCCCGTGGTGAGCCTGGTGCTCCTGGGCTGGTTCGTCGTCTACACGGTGATGCAGGCGGGCAACGGCTCGATCGGCATGCGTGCCCAAGGGCTGCGGCTCGTCTCTGCGGCCGACGCGAGCCCGCTGGGCTTCGGGCGTGCGCTGCTGCGCAACATCATCTTCGGCCTCGCCGCCTCCGTGGTGGTGGGGTACTTCACGCCGCTCTTCGACGGCTCCGGACGGTTCCAGGGCTGGCACGACAAGGTCGCCGGCTCCCTGATGCTGGACGCCAAGGTGCCCGCAGCCGTCGGGTCTGCCGCCGCATCGCCCGCGGCGCCGGCGGTGCCTGCTCCGACCACGGCTTCGGCGCACCCGACGCCCGCACCGGCGATCCCGGGGCTCCCGCAGCCGACGGAGGCAGTGGCCGCGACCCCGGCCATGCCTCCGGCACCCGCGGCACCGGCCTCCGTCCCGCCGCGCCCGGCCGCACCCGCGGCACCGGTCGCCGAAGCGGGATCGCTCATCGCCTTCGTCCCCGGGATCACACAGGATGCGCCCGGACGGCCCGCTCCGTCGTTGGAGCCGGAGCCCGCACTCGACGCGACGATCCAGCAGCAGCCGGCGCCTCCCGTCGCGGCCCCTCCCATCGCAGCACCGATCGTCAGCCCGGTGCCGCCCGTTCCGCCGACGCCCCTCGCCGTCGAGACCCCCGCAGCTGCGCCCGCGACCCCGGAACCTCCGCTCGCGTCCGCGGCTCCGGCCGCCCCGAGTGCTCCGGTCGCCGCCGATGAGGACGACCTCGAAGACACCAGGATCAGCGTTCCCGGACACCGTCTGGTGTTCACCTGGGACGACGGAACTCGTGTGTCCGTGTCGCGACGCACGGTCTTCGGCCGCAACCCCGCACCGGAAGAGGGAGTGACGCTCGTGCCGGTGCGCGACGAGACGCTCTCGCTCTCGAAGACGCACTTCGAGGCGGCGGCGGAGACCTCGGGCGGTTGGGTGATGGATCGGCACTCCACGAACGGCATGACCATCGTCCGCGAAGGCCAGCGGATCGCCTGCCCCGCCGGGCAGCGCGTGCCGGTGCGTCTGGGCGATGCGATCGAGATCGGCGACCGCATCGTCACGATCGGCGGATACGCGTGAGGCCGGGACTCATCGTCTCGACCGGATCGGCGACGCATCCGGGTCTTCGGCGTGCGCTGAACGAGGACGCCCATCTCGCGGCCGCTCCGATCTTCGTCGTCGCCGACGGGATGGGCGGGCACGAGGCCGGGGAGCGCGCGAGCGCCGCGGTGATCGCCGAGTTCGCGCGGTACATCGGACGCTCTTCTCTCGCCCTCGACGATGTGCGCGATGCACTGTCCCTCTCCAGGGAGAGCGTGGAGGAGCTGTCCACCTCCGGCAACGGCCGTGCCGGCACGACGCTGAGCGGTGTGGTCATCGCCTCGGTCGACGGCATGGGCTACTGGCTCGCGCTCAACATCGGAGACTCGCGCACCTACCGTTTCGCCGACGGCGAGCTCGAGCAGATCAGCGTCGACCATTCTGTGGTGCAGGAACTGATCGAGTCGGGTGAGCTCACGACCGAAGACGCCGTCTCCGATCGGCGCCGCAACATCATCACGCGCGCGATCGGGGCGAGCAGCACCGGCGACGCCGACTATTGGATGTTCCCCGCCGAACTGGGCGACCGCATCCTGGTGTGCTCCGACGGACTCACCTCCGAGGTGCCGGACGCGCGCATCCGCGAGGTTCTGAAAGCCGAGTCGGACCCCCAGCGAGCCGCAGACGTGCTCATCGACGAGGCTGTCAGCGCCGGGGGCAGGGACAACATCACGGTCCTCGTCATCGACGCCGTCTCCGTCGCCTCACGTCCGGGGACGCTCATGGCCACCGATACGGACATCGACCAGGACACACGTCCACGAGAAGCCGCAGCAGGAGGGGTTCGCTGATGCAGACCATCTACCGACCGGGACAGTGGTACCTGATCGTCATCCCGGGAGCGCTCGTCGCCCTGCCGCCCGACGTCCCCGGCGATGTCGTCGCCCGGCTGTGGGAGCGTCTGCCGGAGGACAAGACCCTCGCGACCGTCGTCGACGTGCTCACCACGCACGCGGGCGGGTCGTTCACATCGCTGCCGTCGTTCGTCGCAGCCGTCGCCGAAGGCGCCGATGTGCGCATCGCCCTGCGGGGAGCGGTCTCCGCGCAGGTGGAGACCGGGACGGAGTCGCTCGAGCTCTCGGGCGCCGAGGTCACGACCTGGAACGAGCGATTCCTCGGCGGTGCCACGAAGATCGACATCACGGTCGAGGCTCCCGCCGACGCCGTGGGTCTGCCCGTGCAGGGCGGCATCGTGCGGGCCGCGGCGGTGAGCGCCGAGCTCGAACCGAGCGACGCCGATCCGCTGACCTCCGCGCTCGGTCCGGCACCGGTTGTCGGAGACGCGGCAGCGGACGCACCCGCATCGGAGCCCGTCGCGGTGCCGGAGCCTGTCGCTGCACCGGAGCCTGTCGTCGTCGGGATCCCGGAGCCCGTCGCGGCACCGGAGCCGGAGCCGGAGCCCGAGCCGCAGTCGGATGTGGACCCGGAGCCGGAGGAGCCGCTCCCCGTCATCGACGACGCCTTCCTGCCGCCGACGGAGGTGACGCTCGCTCCGCCCGTCGATGACGACTTCGACCAGCTGTGGGGAGCCACCGTGCATTCCGTCGGCGCAGCGGCACCGGCACCGGCACCGGCGGCGGCACCGGTCGCCCCGGTCGTCGTGGAGGGCGACCATGACGGTGCGACGATCTCGGCCGCAGACCTCCGTGCTCTCCGCCAGGAGCCGCCGGTCGCGAACGACGCGCCGACCGAGGTGCTCGAAGTCGCTCCGGCGCCGACCACGGTGTCCGTCGGTCGTATCCGGCTCTCCACGGGACAGGTGACTGCCCTCGACCGCACCGTGATCATCGGACGCCGTCCGCGGTCGACCCGTGCGAGCGGTGCGAACCTTCCGCACCTGATCGCGGTCGAGAGCCCCCAGCAGGACATCTCGCGCAGCCACCTCGAGGTCAGACCCGAAGGCGATACCGTCGTGGTCATCGACCTGCACACCACGAACGGGTCCACTCTGCTGCGTCCGGGGGCCGACCCCG
This DNA window, taken from Microbacterium maritypicum, encodes the following:
- a CDS encoding FHA domain-containing protein; the encoded protein is MQTIYRPGQWYLIVIPGALVALPPDVPGDVVARLWERLPEDKTLATVVDVLTTHAGGSFTSLPSFVAAVAEGADVRIALRGAVSAQVETGTESLELSGAEVTTWNERFLGGATKIDITVEAPADAVGLPVQGGIVRAAAVSAELEPSDADPLTSALGPAPVVGDAAADAPASEPVAVPEPVAAPEPVVVGIPEPVAAPEPEPEPEPQSDVDPEPEEPLPVIDDAFLPPTEVTLAPPVDDDFDQLWGATVHSVGAAAPAPAPAAAPVAPVVVEGDHDGATISAADLRALRQEPPVANDAPTEVLEVAPAPTTVSVGRIRLSTGQVTALDRTVIIGRRPRSTRASGANLPHLIAVESPQQDISRSHLEVRPEGDTVVVIDLHTTNGSTLLRPGADPVRLHPGEQTLVLSGDVVDLGDGVTVAFEDLP